The Paenibacillus sp. FSL W8-0426 region GCGATGCCTCCACACACCGTATATCCTCTAACGAACCTCACACACCTTATTCAGCCTCATTTACACATTTTGCGCGCCTAATGAACTTCAGCCACGCTAATACGCAGCATTTAAGCCATATGCACATCATTCCGGGCAAATAGCGTGGCTACGGTTCGTTAGCGCAAACATCGACCCAATTTACTCCGAATAAGACGTCTGAAGTTCCTTAGCATGATTGCCCCCCTGCTCGACCTCCCCACAAACAGCACAAGACAGCACACCACGCCAATGCGCAAACTCCCCCACAAAACGCAAAAAGAGCGCTCCGACACGCTCTCTTTGCTTCTTGCCTGTGATGTTCATACCGGATGGAAGGCAGGCCGGGGACACCCTATCATACAGTGCCTGCGGCCGTTCGTTCCTACAGTACGCTAAACGACGAGGAATTCCGCGTGCTGTTCGCATTCGGAACATTTGGCAGGCGGGTCCCAGTCGGCAAATTCCGTCTCCTTCAGATCAACGATATCCGGAGCGTCCTCATACTCATCGACGAACTTGTCAATGGCGATGTCCACGTGTTCTTTGCATACAACGTACATCCGTTCAAGCATCCTTTCTGTAACCAGCTATGCTCCCGATTCACAACCGCTTATCCATACAGGATAGCCACTTCTCTGTTCTATCACACCTCAGGCTGAAAAGAAACCCCTAACTCCCATTTATCGTGCCCAACTTCCAGAAAACCTCTCCATTCGCCACGAGCAAACGGCAAAAAAAGCGCCCTCTCCGGGCGCTGTATCATACATATATTCGGTTAGGCAGCTCCATTTACTCCAACCCGGATTGCGCCTTCGTCAGCAGCTTGCCGCCCTGAAATGCCAATACCGCATTGGCCCCCGTATCGCCAACCCCTTTGTAGTTATAAACCACCATATTTTCTGCTTCGCTCAAGGCTTCTCCCTCACCGCCCAGGATGTCGATTACTTCGTCAAACGTCATGCCCACTTCAATTTTCTCGTACTGTGCAAACGTAATAACTACGCTATCGCCCCTGCCTGCGGAACCGTTATTGCCTAGTCCGGCAGATGAGCTGCCTCCGCCCTGGCTTGCAGCAGCGACGCTTGCGCTCAGCTCATCCAGCTTTTTTTTCAGATCCGTAATTGTAATGTTCTGTTCTTCCAGCTTGCCGGACTGTTCCTCCAGCTTTTTCTCCAACGCGGCTACGCGGTCCTCCTGCCAGGAAGCATCGCCGCCGGATGCAGCATTCGTTTCTGTCTTGCTTCCGCATGCCGACAATACGGATAACAGCATCATAAGCGAAGTTCCGCCAAGCAGCAGCTTTCTAGCGTATTTCATAGTCCCAGGGCCCCCTATATTCATATCTGCTTCCATTCATCCGTCCAATACAACAACTCAGGCGCAGCACCAACGCCAACCCTCGACCATCGTCTCATGTCCTATAAGGCATAGTACTCACATGCTAACCAGTGTATCATAGCAGAAAACTTCTGTAACTGAGACTTTCGCTCTGGGCCCATCCGCTTAATCGGATAAACAAAAATCCCCTATATTCGCCAAACTGCGAGCCATGCCTGCATCAGACAAATGACAACGCCGTTCCCGAACAGGGGATACTCGCAATAATGTGCAACTGATAAACGGAGTGACTCCGTGCCTTGATCGAACAAGCAACAAGGCGGGACGATCTCCGCTTCGTTTTACTCCGGTTTATCTGCCAGCGTTACGCTGACCTTTTCCACTTTGCCATCGCGGTAGAACGTCACTTCCAGCGTATCGCCGATTTTCTTTTTGTCGTACAAGTACTTCCGCAGATCCAGCGTAGAGGTAATCGGTTGCCCGTCAAATTCCGTAATGACGTCGTTCAGCTTCAGGCCGGCTTCGGCAGCCGGACCGGATGCCTCCAGCACAACCACCCCGCTGTCTACATGCGAAGGCAGCTTCAAATCCTTGCGCTGCTCATCGTCGAGCGGAGCGTACGGGTTGCTAAGATCAACGGTGTACACGCCCAAATATGGACGCGTTACCTTGCCGTGCAGCAGGAGGGCATCCACCGTTTTCATCACTTCATTCATCGGGATCGCAAATCCAAGCCCCTCTACGCCCGTATCCGAAATTTTCATCGTATTGATGCCGACGACCTTGCCGTTCAGGTCCACCAGCGCACCGCCGCTGTTCCCTTCATTGATCGCCGCATCCGTCTGAATGACGTTTTGCTCCCAATCGTACACGCCATCCTGGTTGATCGACACCGGCAGAATGCGATCCGTGTAACTGACGATGCCGGAGGTCAACGTACCTCCCAGTCCGAGCGGATTACCGATGGCCAGCACCGTTTGCCCGCGCTGCAGCTTGCTCGAATCGCCGATCTCGGCTGCCGGGCCAAGCCCTTCCGCATCCGCAGACAGCACGGCAATATCGCTCACCCTGTCCTGACCGACCAGTTTGGCTTTGTGCGTTTCGCCATCTACCGTCACAATTTCCAAGTCGCTGGAACCTTCAATAACGTGATGGTTGGTCATGATGAAGGCTTTGCCGTCTTCCTTCTTGAAGATAACCCCGGAACCGAGCGCGGACTCCTCCATCGACAGACTGCTGCCCGTTTTGTGATTGACGATGCTGACGACGGAAGGACGGACCTTCGCAGCCGCCTGGATAATCCGGTCATACGGATCGGCTGCTTGCGCCGCTTGAACCGAGCCTCCGCTTCCGCTGCCAATGACGTTGGACAACGGGACTGCTGTCGGCTGCGAAATGAAGCTGTAAAGCATCACCGTCACGACCGAGCTAATCACCGAACTGATGACAGCCACTTTGACGGTCGAACCGAATCCGGAGCGGGAACGCGATCTGCGCGGGTTCTGCCAGCGATCGCGCCCACCGGGGCGGAGAATCTGAAGCTTGCCTTTCTGTACAGGCTCGGCGCGTCTTGATACCTTGGTTGAATAAAAGTCGTCTCCAAACAATCCCATCGTGATCCTCTCCCCTTCGTTGTCACGCATCAAGACCTTGACTGCCGCCTGCCCTAATGTTCGTCGCGAACATGAACCGTCGCGCATCCCCGCATCGTTCACGCAAGCGACGGACAAAATTTCCGATCACTATTCCTTAAGCATGCTGCATCCATCATATTGGCGCTTGCCCGTTTTGCTACTTCATGCTCATTTTCGGAAATCTTTCATATCGTTACATTTTCGAAGGCAGCGGATGCCATCGACTATGTATAACAACATCGCTTCCATCCCGGTTCGCCATGCTGTTTGCAGCCTGATATTTATGCATAAAGCTTCTCGATTCCACACGAACTTATGGCCTTTAATCCAGCCCTCTATATACTAAACACGAAATATTCCAAAAAGTTGCATAATCATGAAGATGATCGTAAATTCTCTGCATTTTTTCTGTCTTCCGCACCCTGCGGCTAATTAGTCACACTATCTATCACCACAAAAACAGCCCTGCTAACCGCCTATTTCCGGCGTAAATAAAATAATTTCCAGTCCTGCCGAGCCGTCCCTTTCAGCATACACGCCATTCCAGCCAATTTGTAGAGGGAAAAAGAGGAATGTTTTCCACGTCCTCTGACTACAATAATAGTAAAAGATATTCGAAGCTTCATAGAAGGAGGGTTAATGTTGAATCGCACACGCACACTCACAGCTATGGAAGAGGTTCATATGGCATCCAAACTGGCCGACCTGAAGGAAGAGCATTATCGCAACACGCTTGCGCTCAGTACGATGATCGAACTGCTGGTGGACAAAGGCATACTCACCCGCGAAGAGGTGGAACGCAAGGCTGCCGAACTCGACAGCTTTATGGCTGACCCACCCTATCCCATGGCGTAGGTCGGTCGTAATACGTGTCGCACAGCCTGAACTCATGGTCCTTATAAAAGCAACCGCGGCTCTCCATGGCATCGCGCACCGACATTCTGGCCAAATCGATCATATTATGGTCCAAGCTAAGGTGCGCCAGATAGGTGCGCTTGAGGCGCCCGTTCATCAGCTCGCTGAGCGCCGCTCCTGCCGCCTCGTTCGAGAGGTGCCCGATATCGCTCAGAATGCGACGCTTCGTATTCCACGGATAACGTCCCATGCGCAGCAGCTCCACGTCGTGATTCGCCTCCAGAACGAGCACATCCGAATCTGCAATCGCGTCGCGCACCTTATCGCTCATATAGCCGAGGTCGGTCGCCACCGCCAGCTTCTCGCTGCCGTCATCGAACGTATAGCCGACCGGCTCTGCGGCATCATGGGAGATGCCGAACGATTCGACGCGCAAGGAACCGAAATCCTTGTTCTCCCCCGTCTCGAAAATACGCCGGTTTTCCTCCGGAATGGCTCCGACCGATTTCTCCAGCGCTTTCCACGTGTTCGTGTTCGCATAGATTGGTAAATTATATTTGCGGGAGATCGCGCCTAGTCCTTTAATATGATCCGAATGTTCGTGCGTGACCAAAATTCCGTCCAGCTCCGCTCCCGAAATCTCCCGTTCCAGAAACAGTGCCTCCAGCCGCTTCGCACTGAGCCCAGCATCGATCATCAACGAGGTTCCCCCATGTTGGATGACTGTTGCATTTCCCGTCGAACCGCTGGACAACACGGTAAAATATATCCCCATAACGCA contains the following coding sequences:
- a CDS encoding trypsin-like peptidase domain-containing protein; its protein translation is MGLFGDDFYSTKVSRRAEPVQKGKLQILRPGGRDRWQNPRRSRSRSGFGSTVKVAVISSVISSVVTVMLYSFISQPTAVPLSNVIGSGSGGSVQAAQAADPYDRIIQAAAKVRPSVVSIVNHKTGSSLSMEESALGSGVIFKKEDGKAFIMTNHHVIEGSSDLEIVTVDGETHKAKLVGQDRVSDIAVLSADAEGLGPAAEIGDSSKLQRGQTVLAIGNPLGLGGTLTSGIVSYTDRILPVSINQDGVYDWEQNVIQTDAAINEGNSGGALVDLNGKVVGINTMKISDTGVEGLGFAIPMNEVMKTVDALLLHGKVTRPYLGVYTVDLSNPYAPLDDEQRKDLKLPSHVDSGVVVLEASGPAAEAGLKLNDVITEFDGQPITSTLDLRKYLYDKKKIGDTLEVTFYRDGKVEKVSVTLADKPE
- a CDS encoding MBL fold metallo-hydrolase produces the protein MGIYFTVLSSGSTGNATVIQHGGTSLMIDAGLSAKRLEALFLEREISGAELDGILVTHEHSDHIKGLGAISRKYNLPIYANTNTWKALEKSVGAIPEENRRIFETGENKDFGSLRVESFGISHDAAEPVGYTFDDGSEKLAVATDLGYMSDKVRDAIADSDVLVLEANHDVELLRMGRYPWNTKRRILSDIGHLSNEAAGAALSELMNGRLKRTYLAHLSLDHNMIDLARMSVRDAMESRGCFYKDHEFRLCDTYYDRPTPWDRVGQP
- a CDS encoding CxxH/CxxC protein; this encodes MYVVCKEHVDIAIDKFVDEYEDAPDIVDLKETEFADWDPPAKCSECEQHAEFLVV